A genomic segment from Streptomyces sp. NBC_01233 encodes:
- a CDS encoding multifunctional oxoglutarate decarboxylase/oxoglutarate dehydrogenase thiamine pyrophosphate-binding subunit/dihydrolipoyllysine-residue succinyltransferase subunit, translating to MSPQSPSNSSTTTEAAEGGKNPASGFGANEWLVDEIYQQYLQDPNSVDRAWWDFFADYKPGGVAAPVKSAGAEKPTPTTDGASAQAATTVAQAPQVADAATGAASAAPATAAPAPAPTPVSAPAPAPATPSGAPAVTVTSQAPAAAPAAPAPSAVAPQKPGAGTGSTGAAGAAPSAAATEAPAGPELVTLRGPSAAVAKNMNASLEVPTATSVRAVPVKLLFDNRIVINNHLKRARGGKISFTHLIGYAMVQAIKAMPGMNHSFAEKDGKPTLVKPEHINFGLAIDLVKPNGDRQLVVAGIKKAETLNFFEFWQAYEDIVRRARVGKLTMDDFTGVTVSLTNPGGLGTVHSVPRLMPGQSVIMGVGSMDYPAEFQGTSQDTLNKLGISKVMTLTSTYDHRVIQGAASGEFLRIVANLLLGEDGFYDAVFESLRIPYEPVRWNRDIDASHDDDVTKAARVFELIHSYRVRGHVMADTDPLEYKQRKHPDLDITEHGLTLWDLEREFAVGGFSGKSMMKLRDILGVLRDSYCRTTGVEFMHIQDPKQRRWIQDRIERPHTKPEREEQLRILRRLNAAEAFETFLQTKYVGQKRFSLEGGESVIPLLDAVIDSAAEARLEEVVIGMAHRGRLNVLANIVGKSYAQIFREFEGNLDPKSMHGSGDVKYHLGAEGTFTGLDGEQIKVSLVANPSHLEAVDPVLEGVARAKQDVINKGGTDFTVLPLALHGDAAFAGQGVVAETLNMSQLRGYRTGGTVHVVINNQVGFTAAPESSRSSMYATDVARMIEAPIFHVNGDDPEAVVRIARLAFEFRQAFNKDVVIDLICYRRRGHNESDNPAFTQPLMYDLIDKKRSVRKLYTESLIGRGDITLEEAEQALQDFQGQLEKVFAEVREAATAPAAGAPVTPAQTAQEFPVAVNTAISQDVVKRIAESQVTIPEGVTVHPRLLPQLQRRATMIDEGTIDWGMGETLAFGSLLMEGTPVRLSGQDSRRGTFGQRHAVLIDRETGEDYTPLLYLSDDQARYNVYDSLLSEYAAMGFEYGYSLARPDALVLWEAQFGDFVNGAQTVVDEFISSAEQKWGQTSGVTLLLPHGYEGQGPDHSSARPERFLQMCAQDNMTVAMPTLPSNYFHLLRWQVHNPHHKPLIVFTPKSMLRLKAAASKAEEFTTGSFRPVIGDTTVDANAVRKVVFCAGKVYYDLEAEREKRGITDTAIIRIERLYPLAGAELQAEIAKFPNAAKYIWAQEEPANQGAWPFIALNLIDHLDLAVGADVPAGERLRRISRPHGSSPAVGSAKRHQAEQQLLLNEVFEA from the coding sequence GTGTCGCCACAGTCCCCCAGTAACTCGAGCACCACGACCGAAGCAGCAGAAGGCGGGAAGAACCCTGCCTCAGGCTTCGGCGCGAATGAGTGGCTCGTCGACGAGATCTATCAGCAGTACCTCCAGGACCCGAATTCGGTCGACCGGGCCTGGTGGGACTTCTTCGCCGACTACAAGCCGGGGGGCGTCGCCGCTCCGGTGAAGTCCGCCGGTGCGGAGAAGCCCACGCCGACGACGGACGGCGCCTCCGCACAGGCCGCCACCACCGTCGCCCAGGCCCCGCAGGTCGCCGACGCCGCCACGGGGGCGGCGAGCGCCGCGCCCGCGACCGCCGCCCCGGCTCCCGCGCCCACGCCTGTGTCAGCTCCTGCCCCTGCTCCTGCCACCCCCTCTGGTGCCCCTGCTGTGACTGTCACCTCCCAGGCCCCGGCCGCCGCACCGGCCGCGCCCGCCCCCTCCGCCGTAGCGCCCCAGAAGCCCGGTGCAGGCACCGGCTCCACTGGAGCGGCTGGCGCCGCGCCCTCTGCTGCCGCCACCGAGGCCCCCGCGGGCCCCGAGCTGGTGACGCTCCGCGGCCCGTCGGCTGCCGTCGCCAAGAACATGAACGCCTCCCTGGAAGTGCCGACGGCCACGTCCGTCCGCGCCGTCCCGGTGAAGCTGCTGTTCGACAACCGCATCGTCATCAACAACCACCTCAAGCGCGCCCGGGGCGGGAAGATCTCCTTCACGCACCTGATCGGCTACGCGATGGTGCAGGCGATCAAGGCCATGCCGGGCATGAACCACTCCTTCGCGGAGAAGGACGGCAAGCCGACCCTGGTCAAGCCGGAGCACATCAACTTCGGCCTCGCGATCGACCTGGTGAAGCCCAACGGCGACCGCCAGCTCGTCGTCGCCGGCATCAAGAAGGCCGAGACCCTCAACTTCTTCGAGTTCTGGCAGGCCTACGAGGACATCGTCCGCCGCGCCCGCGTCGGCAAGCTGACGATGGACGACTTCACCGGTGTGACGGTCTCCCTGACCAACCCCGGCGGCCTGGGCACCGTGCACTCCGTGCCCCGCCTGATGCCCGGACAGTCGGTCATCATGGGCGTCGGCTCCATGGACTACCCCGCCGAGTTCCAGGGCACCTCGCAGGACACCCTGAACAAGCTGGGCATCTCCAAGGTCATGACCCTGACCTCGACCTACGACCACCGGGTCATCCAGGGCGCGGCCTCCGGCGAGTTCCTGCGCATCGTCGCGAACCTGCTGCTCGGCGAGGACGGCTTCTACGACGCCGTCTTCGAGTCGCTGCGCATCCCGTACGAGCCGGTCCGCTGGAACCGTGACATCGACGCCAGCCACGACGACGACGTCACGAAGGCCGCCCGCGTCTTCGAGCTGATCCACTCCTACCGGGTCCGCGGCCACGTCATGGCCGACACCGACCCGCTGGAGTACAAGCAGCGCAAGCACCCCGACCTCGACATCACCGAGCACGGCCTCACCCTGTGGGACCTGGAGCGCGAGTTCGCGGTCGGCGGCTTCTCCGGCAAGTCGATGATGAAGCTCCGCGACATCCTCGGCGTGCTGCGCGACTCGTACTGCCGCACCACCGGCGTCGAGTTCATGCACATCCAGGACCCGAAGCAGCGCCGCTGGATCCAGGACCGCATCGAGCGCCCGCACACCAAGCCGGAGCGCGAGGAGCAGCTGCGCATCCTGCGCCGCCTGAACGCGGCGGAGGCCTTCGAGACCTTCCTGCAGACGAAGTACGTCGGCCAGAAGCGCTTCTCGCTGGAGGGCGGCGAGTCCGTCATCCCGCTGCTCGACGCCGTCATCGACTCGGCCGCCGAGGCCCGCCTCGAAGAGGTCGTCATCGGCATGGCCCACCGCGGCCGCCTGAACGTCCTGGCGAACATCGTCGGCAAGTCGTACGCGCAGATCTTCCGCGAGTTCGAGGGCAACCTCGACCCGAAGTCCATGCACGGCTCCGGCGACGTCAAGTACCACCTGGGCGCCGAGGGCACCTTCACCGGCCTGGACGGCGAGCAGATCAAGGTCTCGCTCGTCGCGAACCCCTCGCACCTGGAGGCGGTCGACCCGGTCCTGGAGGGTGTCGCCCGCGCCAAGCAGGACGTCATCAACAAGGGCGGCACGGACTTCACGGTCCTCCCGCTCGCGCTCCACGGCGACGCGGCCTTCGCCGGCCAGGGCGTCGTCGCCGAGACGCTCAACATGTCGCAGCTGCGCGGCTACCGCACCGGCGGCACCGTGCACGTGGTCATCAACAACCAGGTCGGCTTCACCGCCGCCCCGGAGTCCTCGCGTTCGTCCATGTACGCGACCGACGTGGCCCGCATGATCGAGGCCCCGATCTTCCACGTGAACGGCGACGACCCGGAGGCGGTCGTCCGCATTGCCCGTCTGGCGTTCGAGTTCCGCCAGGCGTTCAACAAGGACGTGGTCATCGACCTCATCTGCTACCGCCGCCGCGGGCACAACGAGTCCGACAACCCGGCCTTCACGCAGCCGCTGATGTACGACCTGATCGACAAGAAGCGCTCGGTGCGCAAGCTCTACACCGAGTCCCTCATCGGTCGCGGCGACATCACCCTGGAAGAGGCCGAGCAAGCGCTCCAGGACTTCCAGGGCCAGCTGGAGAAGGTCTTCGCGGAGGTCCGCGAGGCCGCCACGGCTCCGGCCGCCGGCGCCCCGGTGACGCCCGCGCAGACCGCGCAGGAGTTCCCGGTCGCCGTGAACACCGCGATCTCGCAGGACGTCGTCAAGCGGATCGCCGAGTCCCAGGTCACCATCCCCGAGGGCGTCACCGTCCACCCGCGTCTGCTGCCGCAGCTGCAGCGCCGCGCGACGATGATCGACGAGGGCACCATCGACTGGGGCATGGGCGAGACCCTGGCCTTCGGTTCGCTGCTGATGGAGGGCACCCCGGTCCGGCTGTCCGGCCAGGACTCCCGCCGCGGCACCTTCGGTCAGCGCCACGCGGTCCTCATCGACCGGGAGACGGGCGAGGACTACACCCCGCTGCTCTACCTGTCGGACGACCAGGCCCGCTACAACGTCTACGACTCGCTGCTCTCCGAGTACGCGGCCATGGGCTTCGAGTACGGCTACTCGCTGGCCCGCCCGGACGCGCTGGTCCTCTGGGAGGCCCAGTTCGGTGACTTCGTCAACGGCGCGCAGACCGTCGTCGACGAGTTCATCTCCTCGGCCGAGCAGAAGTGGGGCCAGACCTCCGGCGTCACCCTGCTCCTCCCGCACGGCTACGAGGGCCAGGGCCCGGACCACTCGTCCGCACGTCCCGAGCGCTTCCTCCAGATGTGCGCGCAGGACAACATGACGGTCGCCATGCCGACCCTGCCGTCGAACTACTTCCACCTGCTGCGCTGGCAGGTCCACAACCCGCACCACAAGCCGCTCATCGTCTTCACCCCGAAGTCGATGCTGCGTCTGAAGGCGGCGGCGTCGAAGGCGGAGGAGTTCACGACCGGTTCGTTCCGTCCGGTCATCGGTGACACCACGGTGGACGCGAACGCGGTCCGCAAGGTCGTCTTCTGCGCGGGCAAGGTCTACTACGACCTGGAGGCCGAGCGCGAGAAGCGCGGCATCACCGACACCGCCATCATCCGCATCGAGCGCCTGTACCCGCTGGCGGGTGCGGAGCTCCAGGCGGAGATCGCCAAGTTCCCGAACGCGGCGAAGTACATCTGGGCCCAGGAGGAGCCGGCGAACCAGGGTGCGTGGCCGTTCATCGCGCTGAACCTGATCGACCACCTCGACCTGGCGGTCGGCGCGGACGTCCCGGCGGGCGAGCGCCTGCGGCGCATCTCGCGCCCGCACGGCTCGTCGCCGGCGGTCGGCTCCGCGAAGCGCCACCAGGCGGAGCAGCAGCTCCTGCTGAACGAGGTCTTCGAGGCGTAG
- a CDS encoding HAMP domain-containing sensor histidine kinase — MNGPPTGPRQRQRQRQRQRPAGGLRPFSPFSIKTKLGTLVVVSVFITTGLLLVALRTDTELRFITVFSVIASMLITQFVAHSLTAPLDDMTTVARAISHGDYTRRVRGAGRRDELGDLASTINLMADDLEAVDRHRKELVANVSHELRTPIAALRAVLENVVDGVSAADPETMRTMLKQTERLGGLVETLLDLSRVDNGVVPLRARRFEVWPYLSGVLKESRLAAAGRPGLLSGSGGHTRNDVHLHLDVFPPELWAYADNERLHQVVANLIDNAVKHSPPHGRVTVRARAGDAPGGLVLEVRDEGPGIPEAERHRVFERFNRGSARGGDGGTGLGLAIARWAVELHGGRIGVAESSRGCRILVTLPGSSQAPC, encoded by the coding sequence ATGAACGGCCCGCCGACCGGACCGAGGCAGCGGCAAAGGCAGCGGCAGCGGCAGCGGCCCGCCGGGGGGCTGCGGCCCTTCTCGCCGTTCTCGATCAAGACCAAGCTGGGCACGCTCGTGGTGGTCTCGGTCTTCATCACGACCGGCCTGCTGCTGGTGGCCCTGCGCACCGACACCGAGCTGCGCTTCATCACGGTCTTCTCGGTGATCGCCTCGATGCTGATCACGCAGTTCGTGGCGCACAGCCTGACGGCCCCGCTGGACGACATGACGACGGTGGCCCGGGCGATATCCCACGGCGACTACACCCGGCGGGTGCGCGGGGCGGGGCGCCGCGACGAGCTGGGCGACCTGGCCTCCACCATCAACCTGATGGCGGACGACCTGGAGGCCGTGGACCGGCACCGCAAGGAGCTGGTCGCCAACGTCTCGCACGAGCTGCGCACGCCGATCGCCGCGCTGCGGGCCGTGCTGGAGAACGTGGTGGACGGGGTCTCGGCCGCCGATCCCGAGACCATGCGCACGATGCTGAAGCAGACCGAGCGCCTCGGCGGGCTCGTGGAGACCCTGCTGGACCTGTCCCGGGTGGACAACGGCGTGGTCCCGCTGCGCGCCCGCCGCTTCGAGGTGTGGCCGTACCTGTCGGGGGTGCTGAAGGAGTCGCGGCTGGCGGCCGCCGGCCGGCCGGGGCTGCTCTCCGGCTCGGGCGGGCACACCCGCAACGACGTGCACCTGCACCTGGACGTCTTCCCGCCCGAGCTGTGGGCGTACGCGGACAACGAGCGCCTGCACCAGGTGGTGGCGAACCTGATCGACAACGCGGTCAAGCACAGCCCCCCGCACGGCCGGGTCACGGTCCGCGCCCGGGCCGGCGACGCGCCCGGTGGCCTGGTCCTGGAGGTACGGGACGAAGGACCCGGCATCCCGGAGGCGGAGCGCCACCGGGTCTTCGAGCGGTTCAACCGGGGCAGCGCCCGCGGGGGCGACGGCGGCACCGGACTGGGGCTGGCGATCGCCCGCTGGGCCGTGGAGCTGCACGGCGGGCGGATCGGAGTGGCCGAATCGTCACGCGGCTGCCGCATCCTCGTCACGCTTCCGGGCAGCTCGCAGGCTCCGTGTTGA
- a CDS encoding response regulator transcription factor, which translates to MEQTHTTHNGAAATPGAQRRVLVVEDDHTIAEAIAARLRAEGFQVQTAADGPAAVAAAESWLPELLVLDVMLPGFDGLEVCRRVQAQRPVPVLMLTARDDETDLLVGLGVGADDYMTKPFSMRELAARVHVLLRRVERATIAAHTPRGATLRLGDLEIDHAQRRVRVQTEDVHLTPTEFDLLVCLAGTPRAVLSREQLLAEVWDWADASGTRTVDSHIKALRRKIGAERIRTVHGVGYALETPAQP; encoded by the coding sequence ATGGAACAGACACACACCACACACAACGGCGCCGCGGCGACACCCGGCGCCCAGCGGCGTGTGCTCGTCGTCGAGGACGACCACACCATCGCCGAGGCCATCGCGGCCCGCCTGCGCGCCGAGGGCTTCCAGGTGCAGACGGCTGCGGACGGCCCTGCCGCCGTCGCCGCGGCCGAGAGCTGGCTGCCGGAGCTGCTGGTCCTGGACGTCATGCTGCCCGGCTTCGACGGGCTGGAGGTCTGCCGCCGGGTCCAGGCGCAGCGGCCGGTCCCGGTGCTGATGCTCACCGCGCGGGACGACGAGACCGACCTGCTGGTGGGGCTCGGGGTCGGCGCGGACGACTACATGACGAAGCCGTTCTCGATGCGCGAGCTCGCCGCACGGGTCCACGTGCTGCTGCGCCGCGTGGAGCGGGCCACGATCGCCGCGCACACCCCGCGCGGGGCCACCCTGCGCCTGGGCGATCTGGAGATCGACCACGCGCAGCGCCGGGTCCGGGTGCAGACCGAGGACGTGCACCTGACGCCGACCGAGTTCGACCTGCTGGTGTGCCTGGCCGGTACCCCGCGGGCGGTGCTCTCCCGGGAGCAGCTGCTGGCCGAGGTGTGGGACTGGGCCGACGCGTCCGGGACCCGTACCGTCGACAGCCACATCAAGGCCCTGCGGCGCAAGATCGGCGCGGAGCGGATCCGTACGGTCCACGGCGTCGGGTACGCCCTGGAGACCCCGGCCCAGCCATGA
- a CDS encoding glycoside hydrolase family 3 protein: MNAVPEYQDASLPVDRRVADLLSRMTLEEKAGQLFHSMLMMNADGSPVTETDGSMLPFTTPELVEDRNLSHFNLLGTYGAFEMARWQNAVQEMAAATRLGIPVTLSTDPRHAFTDNIGASFNAGAFSAWPEALGLAAIGDPELVHRFADTVRREYLAVGFRVALHPQIDLATEPRWARQTGTFGSDADLTGRLVQAYVRGLQGPALGPGSVSAMVKHFPGGGPQKDGEDPHFAHGKEQVYPGGMREHHLEPFKAAIAAGCAQMMPYYGQPMGTDWEEVGFGFSKGVVTGLLREELGFDGIVCTDWGLLNDATIFGQVHPARAWGVEHLSVAERAARALEAGCDQFGGEQCPEVIVELVRSGRVAESRIDESVRRLLREKFTLGLFENPYVDPDAAAETVGRADFAAMGAAAQRRPLTVLTNPDGRLPLSGRPRLYVRGVDEAVAAGYGEVVGGPADADLAVLRLRTPYEPRENLFESFFHSGSLAFPEPELAEILALLDRVPTLVCINLERAAVIPEIAERAAALIADYGASDAALLDVAFGRAVPAGRLPFELPRSMEAVAASRPDVPNDTHDPVFPYGHGLTL, from the coding sequence GTGAACGCAGTCCCCGAGTACCAGGACGCCTCCCTCCCCGTCGACCGGCGCGTGGCCGATCTGCTCTCCCGGATGACGCTGGAAGAGAAGGCCGGCCAGCTCTTCCACTCGATGCTGATGATGAACGCGGACGGCAGCCCCGTCACCGAGACCGACGGCTCGATGCTCCCCTTCACCACGCCCGAGCTGGTCGAGGACCGCAACCTGTCGCACTTCAACCTGCTCGGCACCTACGGGGCCTTCGAGATGGCCCGGTGGCAGAACGCCGTCCAGGAGATGGCCGCGGCCACCCGCCTCGGCATCCCGGTCACCCTCTCGACCGACCCGCGCCACGCCTTCACCGACAACATCGGCGCATCCTTCAACGCCGGCGCCTTCTCCGCCTGGCCGGAGGCCCTGGGCCTGGCCGCGATCGGTGATCCCGAGCTCGTCCACCGGTTCGCCGACACCGTCCGCCGCGAGTACCTCGCCGTCGGCTTCCGCGTCGCCCTGCACCCGCAGATCGACCTGGCCACCGAGCCCCGCTGGGCCCGCCAGACCGGCACCTTCGGCTCCGACGCCGACCTGACCGGCCGGCTCGTCCAGGCGTACGTACGCGGCCTCCAGGGCCCGGCCCTCGGCCCCGGATCGGTGTCCGCCATGGTCAAGCACTTCCCCGGCGGCGGCCCCCAGAAGGACGGCGAGGACCCTCACTTCGCACACGGCAAGGAGCAGGTCTACCCGGGCGGCATGCGCGAGCACCACCTGGAGCCGTTCAAGGCCGCGATAGCCGCCGGGTGCGCGCAGATGATGCCGTACTACGGCCAGCCGATGGGCACCGACTGGGAGGAGGTCGGCTTCGGCTTCAGCAAGGGCGTGGTCACCGGCCTGCTCCGGGAGGAGCTCGGCTTCGACGGCATCGTCTGCACCGACTGGGGGCTGCTCAACGACGCGACGATCTTCGGGCAGGTGCATCCGGCGCGCGCCTGGGGCGTGGAGCACCTGAGCGTGGCCGAGCGGGCGGCCCGCGCCCTGGAGGCCGGCTGCGACCAGTTCGGCGGCGAGCAGTGCCCGGAGGTCATCGTGGAGCTGGTCCGCTCGGGCCGCGTCGCCGAGTCCCGGATCGACGAGTCCGTACGCCGGCTGCTGCGCGAGAAGTTCACGCTCGGCCTGTTCGAGAACCCGTACGTGGACCCCGACGCGGCGGCCGAGACCGTGGGCCGGGCCGACTTCGCGGCCATGGGCGCCGCGGCCCAGCGCCGCCCCCTGACCGTCCTCACCAATCCGGACGGCCGGCTGCCGCTGAGCGGGCGGCCCAGGCTGTACGTGCGGGGCGTGGACGAGGCGGTGGCCGCCGGGTACGGCGAGGTGGTCGGCGGACCCGCCGACGCGGACCTGGCCGTCCTCCGCCTGCGGACCCCGTACGAGCCCCGGGAGAACCTCTTCGAATCCTTCTTCCACTCGGGCTCGCTGGCCTTCCCCGAGCCGGAGCTGGCCGAGATCCTGGCCCTCCTGGACCGGGTCCCGACCCTGGTCTGCATCAACCTGGAGCGGGCCGCCGTCATCCCGGAGATCGCCGAACGCGCGGCCGCCCTGATCGCCGACTACGGCGCCTCGGACGCCGCCCTGCTGGACGTGGCCTTCGGCCGCGCCGTCCCCGCGGGCCGCCTCCCCTTCGAGCTCCCGCGCTCGATGGAAGCGGTCGCGGCCTCCCGCCCCGATGTGCCGAACGACACCCACGACCCGGTCTTCCCGTACGGGCACGGACTGACCCTGTAG
- a CDS encoding TetR/AcrR family transcriptional regulator, with the protein MARDTGRAAPKGAGRGTYAVGDARRQKILDTAVEHFAQWGFHASSLARISAGCGITQGGLLHHFRGKEDLLLSVLAQSERHDVERLFGEPAASVAAYFTTLVGLAADNERRPGIVRMFNTLVGEAADPGHPAHAYFEQRYARVIGHTVDVLEAGVARGELRPDADCEAAGREITAVMDGLQIQWVLAPGNVDMPARLRGFLDRLLRELSASGTGLPAPAAP; encoded by the coding sequence ATGGCACGGGACACGGGGCGAGCGGCTCCGAAGGGCGCCGGGCGCGGGACCTACGCCGTGGGCGACGCCCGCCGGCAGAAGATCCTCGACACCGCGGTCGAGCACTTCGCACAGTGGGGCTTCCACGCCTCCTCGCTGGCCCGGATCTCGGCCGGCTGCGGGATCACCCAGGGCGGGCTGCTGCACCACTTCCGCGGCAAGGAGGACCTGCTGCTGTCGGTGCTCGCACAGAGCGAGCGGCACGACGTGGAGCGCCTCTTCGGCGAACCCGCCGCGTCGGTCGCCGCGTACTTCACCACCCTCGTGGGCCTCGCCGCGGACAACGAGCGGCGGCCCGGGATCGTCCGGATGTTCAACACCCTGGTCGGCGAGGCCGCCGATCCCGGACATCCCGCCCACGCGTACTTCGAGCAGCGCTACGCCCGGGTGATCGGCCACACCGTCGACGTGCTGGAGGCGGGCGTCGCGCGCGGCGAACTGCGCCCGGACGCCGACTGCGAGGCCGCCGGGCGGGAGATCACCGCCGTCATGGACGGCCTGCAGATCCAGTGGGTGCTGGCGCCCGGGAACGTGGACATGCCGGCCCGGCTGCGCGGGTTCCTGGACCGGCTGCTGCGGGAGCTCTCGGCCTCGGGGACGGGCCTGCCGGCCCCGGCCGCGCCCTAG